CGATGGCGGCCTGTTTGACATTGTCGGGGGTGTCGAAGTCGGGTTCGCCCGCGCCCAGGCCGATCACGTCGCGACCTTCCGCTTTAAGCTTCCGGGCCTGGGCGGTCACGGCGATGGTGGCCGAAGGCTTGACGCGGGCGAGGGCGGAAGATTGCAGGCTGGACATCATAATCCCGTCGATTTGAAAGATTCATGCCGGGGAGGCGGGGTTGTTTACGCGTCGCCGCCGCGCGGGACAATGCGCTGACGCTCGCTAATGCAGACGGCGGGTGATAAGCGGCCGGTCTGATGCGCTGGATCGTCGATTTTCTGTCGAACATGGAGGCGCGTCGCTGGCGGGCTGTGCTGGCGACGGCCTTGCTGTTGGGCGCGATGGCGGCCCTGTTCGCGGTGGGCAAGAGCCAGTTGGGACTGGACGCCGAGGATCAGCTGGAGGCGTGGCTGGCCGGATTCCGCCATGGGCCGTGGGGTCTGGTCGCCGCCATCGTGGTGTTCACCGTGTCGGCCTTCTTCGGCGCGCCGCAGTTCATTCTGATCGCGGCCTGCGTGGTGGCGTTCGGGCCGTGGTTCGGCTTTCTCTACAGCTGGATCGCGACCGTGGTGTCGGCGGGCGTCACCTATTGGCTGGGACGCGGACCGACGGCGCGGCTGCTGGAGCGGCATGGCGGCAAGACGGTCGGGCGGCTGACGCGCTTCGTCGGCAAGAATGCCTTCTACGCCAGCTTCATGATCCGCAATGTGCCGTCCGCGCCCTTCATCGTCGTCAATATGGCGTTCGGCGCGGCGCGGGCGTCGTTTCCGGGCTTTCTGGCCGGCTGCGCCTTGGGGGTCCTGCCCAAGACGGCCTTGGTCGCCTTCTTCGGCGGATCGTTCATGACGGCGGTCAGCGGCGACGGAATCTGGACGTCGGCCATATTGGCTGGCGTGGCCCTGGCCTGGCTGGCGCTGATGTTGGTGGTGCGGGAAGTGGTCAAGCGGCGCGAGGCCGCGAGAGGAGATTGAGCCGATGGCCTGGTCGGCGATGCAGCGGGCGCTGGCGGCCGACGGACTGTCCGCCGTCTGACGATCGCAGGAGCGGACATGCGGGGCTGCGGCCCGATATCCCCGGCCCTGCGGCGCACGGGCGGGGTTCTGTAATGACGAGACTGTC
Above is a genomic segment from Candidatus Brevundimonas colombiensis containing:
- a CDS encoding VTT domain-containing protein, producing the protein MRWIVDFLSNMEARRWRAVLATALLLGAMAALFAVGKSQLGLDAEDQLEAWLAGFRHGPWGLVAAIVVFTVSAFFGAPQFILIAACVVAFGPWFGFLYSWIATVVSAGVTYWLGRGPTARLLERHGGKTVGRLTRFVGKNAFYASFMIRNVPSAPFIVVNMAFGAARASFPGFLAGCALGVLPKTALVAFFGGSFMTAVSGDGIWTSAILAGVALAWLALMLVVREVVKRREAARGD